In Leopardus geoffroyi isolate Oge1 chromosome D1, O.geoffroyi_Oge1_pat1.0, whole genome shotgun sequence, a single window of DNA contains:
- the LOC123600850 gene encoding olfactory receptor 145-like has product MAPGNSSFVAAFILVGLTDLPDLQLPLFCLFLVMYVVTVLGNLGLITLIGLNSHLHTPMYFFLFNLSFIDFCYSSVFTPKMLTNFVSKKNIISYRGCMTQLYFFCFFAISECYVLTSMAYDRYVAICNPLLYNVVMCPKVCSSLMLGSYLMAFSGAVAHTGSMLRLTFCDANTINHYLCDILPLLQLSCTSTYVNELVVFIVVGINIIVPSVTIFVSYGCILSSILHISSTEGRSKAFSTCSSHIIAVSLFFGSGAFMYLKPSSAGSMDEGKISSIFYTNTVPMMNPLVYSLRNKDVKFALRKTLSRRF; this is encoded by the coding sequence ATGGCTCCTGGAAACAGTTCTTTTGTGGCTGCATTCATTCTGGTGGGGCTAACAGACCTACCAGATCTCCAGCTCCCTCTGTTCTGCCTGTTTCTAGTCATGTATGTGGTCACTGTGTTGGGAAATTTGGGCTTGATAACTCTAATTGGGCTGAATTCACACCTACATACTCCAATGtacttttttctcttcaatttgtCCTTCATAGATTTCTGTTATTCTTCTGTGTTTACACCCAAAATGCTAACTAACTTtgtatcaaagaaaaatattatctccTACAGGGGGTGCATGACCCAgctttactttttctgtttttttgctatttctgAATGCTATGTGTTGACATCAATGGCCTATgatcgctatgtggccatctgtaaCCCACTTTTGTATAATGTTGTCATGTGCCCTAAAGTGTGTTCCAGCCTTATGCTTGGTTCATATTTGATGGCATTTTCGGGTGCTGTGGCTCACACAGGAAGCATGCTGAGACTGACCTTCTGTGATGCAAACACCATCAACCATTATTTGTGTGACATCCTCCCCCTTCTCCAGCTCTCCTGCACAAGCACCTACGTGAATGAACTGGTGGTTTTCATCGTGGTGGGCATCAACATCATTGTGCCCAGTGTCACCATCTTTGTGTCTTATGGTTGCATCCTTTCCAGCATCCTCCACATCAGTTCCACTGAGGGCAGGTCCAAAGCGTTCAGCACCTGCAGTTCCCACATAATTGCTGTTTCCTTGTTCTTTGGATCAGGTGCATTTATGTATCTTAAACCATCTTCTGCTGGGTCTATGGATGAGGGAAAAATATCATCTATCTTTTACACCAATACAGTTCCCATGATGAACCCTTTAGTTTACAGCTTGAGAAACAAAGATGTTAAATTTGCTTTGAGAAAAACTCTAAGTAGAAGGTTTTGA